GCCGGCAATGCCTTCCGCCCCGGCGACGTGCTGGCGACGCGCAAGGGACTGACGGTCGAGAACACAAATACCGACGCGGAAGGCCGCCTGATCCTGGGCGACGCGCTGACGAAGGCGGCAGAGGGGACGCCCGATCTGATCCTCGACTTCGCCACCCTGACCGGCGCGGCGCGCGTCGCGCTCGGCCCCGATCTGCCCGCGACCTTCGTCCAGGACGAGGCGCTTGCCGCCGACCTGCTCGCCGCCGCCGATGCGGCGCGCGATCCGCTGTGGCGGATGCCGCTGTGGGATGGCTATGACGACATGCTGAAGTCGGACGTGGCCGACATGGTCAACGCACCCGACGGCGGCTTCGCGGGCGCGATCACCGCCGCGCTGTTCCTCCGCCGCTTCGTCCCCGCCGGCACGCCCTGGGCGCATCTCGACACCTTCGCATGGCGCCCGACGGCGCGGCCGGGACGCCCCAAGGGCGGCGACGCCTACGGCCTGCGCGCGGCCTATGCGCTGCTGAAGCAGCGCTTCAGTTGACCCCTGCCCCGCCGTCATCCCCGCGGAGGCGGGGATCCAGACGCGCAGGTCGTCGCAGGGGTCGCAACGGCAGCGTCCATGGATTCCCGCCTTCGCGGGAATGACGGGGTCGGGATCGGAAAGCGCTTAATTCCCCGCCGCTGCCGCGACGATCGGCACGAACTTCGCCGCGGTCAGGCTCGCTCCGCCGACCAGCGCGCCGTCCACGTCGCTGGCGTGGAGCAGCGCCGGCGCATTTTCCGCGGTCACCGACCCGCCGTACAGCAGCCGGATCGCGTCGCCGCCCTCGCCCACCAGATCGCGCAGCTTCGCGCGGATCGCGCCGTGCATCGCCGCGACATCCTCGATCGTCGGGGTGCGCCCCGTGCCGATCGCCCACACCGGCTCATAGGCGATCGCGCACCAGTCCGCCGCGGCACCATCGGGCAGCGATCCCTCCAGCTGCTGCGTCACGACGCGCTCCGCCTCGCCCGCGTCGCGCTGCTCCAGCGTTTCGCCGACGCACACGATCGCCTGCATCCCCGCACGGTGCAGCGCCTCCGCCTTGGCCTTCACCAGCACGTCGCTTTCCTTCTGATCGGCGCGGCGCTCCGAATGGCCGACGATCGAGAA
The sequence above is drawn from the Sphingomonas adhaesiva genome and encodes:
- the tpiA gene encoding triose-phosphate isomerase encodes the protein MTRRKLVAGNWKMNGDRAALAELDGIAAAAAAHPAIDVAIALPATLIAAGAERVPALAIGAQDVHAADKGAFTGCISANMAKEAGARFSIVGHSERRADQKESDVLVKAKAEALHRAGMQAIVCVGETLEQRDAGEAERVVTQQLEGSLPDGAAADWCAIAYEPVWAIGTGRTPTIEDVAAMHGAIRAKLRDLVGEGGDAIRLLYGGSVTAENAPALLHASDVDGALVGGASLTAAKFVPIVAAAAGN